GTGGGCGCGGATCACCGCGAGGTCGGGAAACGGCGCGAGCCTCGTCACTGTCCGCGATGCGCCGCTAAGCAGCTTCTCGTGGCTTTCGCCACGATTGATTTTGCATTTCCAATGCAAAATCAATGCTGCTCAGATTCCTGGATGTAAGCAGGTTCGGGAGAACCTGCTTAGCCCAGCCCCGCCTCGTCAGCATAGCGCCCGGCATAGGCTTTCGGCAGCGGCGAGGCATAGCCGCCGAGCTTCGACGTCCGCAGCCCCAGCGCGACCAGCCCTTCCGTCAGGCGCACGGCGCAGGCGACGCCGTCGAGCACCGGCAGGCCGTGCCGGGCCGAGAGACGCGCGGCGAGGTCGGCCATGCCGGCGCAGCCGAGCACCACCGCCTCGGCCCGATCCTCGCGCCTGGCCGCCTCGATCTCCTCCGCGATCAGCTCGACCGCGCCGCTGGCCGGATCCTCCAGCGCCAGCACCGGCACCTCGGCGGCACGCACCCGGGCGCAGCGGCCGGCGAGGCCGTATTTGACCAGGTTGTGCTCGATGGCCGGGATCGAGCGCGACAGCGTCGTCACCACCGAAAAGCGCCCGGCCACCAGGCAGGCCATGTGGAAGGCCGCCTCGCCGATGGCGACGACCGGCGCCCCGGCCAGCGACCGCGCCGCCTCCAGGCCGGTATCGTCGAAACAGGCGATGATATGGGCGTCGACGCCCTGCCGCTCGCCGGCGCGGATCTCCTGGAGCAGGCCGGGCACGGAATAGGCCTCGTCGACATAGCCCTCGATCGAGGCCGGCCCGTCGGCCGGGTTGACCGCGACGATATCCGTGCCCGGGGACGCCGCCGCCCGCGCCGCAGCACCGATCTTGGCGGTCATCGAGGCCGTGGTGTTGGGGTTGATCACCAGGATGCGGGGCATGGCACGCTCGGGGACCTCGTCTGCGTCACACCAGCCCCTTGCCCGCATCCGATCCCTGCCGGGCGCGGTGGCGCTGCACCAGGAGCACGACGGCGATGGCGCTGAGGATCACCGCGAAGGAAACCGCCGTCGTCACCGTGCCGAGGGCGTAGATGACCGGCGTGGTGACCGAGGTGGTGAGGCCCTGCAGCTGCATCGGCAGGGTGTTGTCCGCACCGACCGCCTGGCTGGAGCGGGCGATCTCGTCCCAGGACAGCGTGAAGCCGAACAGGGCGACGCCGACCAGCGAGGGCGCGATGAGCGGCAGCACGACATGGACGAAGGTCTGCCAGGGCGTGGCGCCGAGGTCGCGCGCGGCCTCCTCATAGGCCGGGTTGAAGCGGTTGAACACCGCGAACATGATCAGGAGCCCGAAGGGCAGCGTCCAGGTGAGATGGGCGCCGAGGCCGGAAGTCATCAGGCCCATGATCGTCTGGTAATTGTCCTGGATCCAACCGATCTCGTAGGTATCGCCGAGCGACTTGATGGTGTCGTCGACGATGCGGAACTCCAGCGCGATGCCGAGCGACACCACGATCGAGGGCAGGATCAGGCTGGCGATGGCGGTGTAGAACAGCAGGTTGGCCCCGCTGAAGCGGCGGCGGAAGGCCAGGCCCGCCATGACCGAGATGATCACGGTGAGCACGGTCACGGTGATGCCGAGCTTGAGCGAGCGCAGGAAGGCGTCGAGCACGTAGTTGACGCCGATGCCGGCGAACAGGTTGCCGAACCAGTGCAGCGACACCCCGTTCATCGGGAAGGTGAGGCCGCCGTCCGGGCCCTGGAACGACAGCACCAGGATGGTCAGGGTCGGCCCGTAGAGGAACAGGACGTAGAGGGCGAAGACGGCGGTGAGGACGTAGAAGGTGCGGGAGCGGTGCTCGGCCATCTCACAGCTCCTTGCGGATGTCGACGAAGCGCACCATCGCCCAGACGATCATCAGCACGATGGCGAGCAGGATGATGGCGTTGGCGGCGGCGATCGGGAATTGCAGATAGCTGATCTGCACGTTGATCGACTTGCCGACCGAGGCGATCTGCTGGCCGCCCATCAGACCGATGGTGACGAAGTCGCCCATGACCACGGTGATGACGAAGATCGAGCCGATCATGATGCCGGTCTTGGAGAGCGGCGCGATGACATTCCTCACGATCTGCCAGCCGGAGGCGCCGGCATCGCGCGCGGCCTCGATCAGCGAGCGGTCGATGCGCGACATCGAATTGGCGATCGGCACGATCATGAACACGGTGTTGAGGTGCACGAAGGCCAGGATCACCGAGAAATCGGAATAGAGCAGCCATTCCTGCGGCTCGCTGGTGATCCCCAGGCCCATCAGCATCTGGTTGACCAGGCCGTTGCGCCCGAGCAGCGGGATCCAGGAGATCATCCGGATGACGTTGGAGGTCCAGAACGGGATGGTGCAGAGCAGCGCCAGGACCAGGCGCACCGTCGCCGTCTTGATCTCGAAGACGATGTAGTAGGACACGGTGAAGCCGATCAGCAGGGTGACCAGCCAGACGATGAAGCAGAATTTCAGGGTGGAGAGGTAGGTCCTGACCGTGGTGCAGAGGTCGGGCAGCCCGCTGATGCACTTGTCGAACACCTCGACATAGTTGTCGGTGACGAAGTTCGGCTCGATGGAATATTCGGTATAGGTCCAGAAGCTGACGATCAGCGTGACGATCAGCGGCAGGACGAAGAACAGGGCGAAGGTCAGCGCCAGCGGCGCCGCCTGCCAATAAGGCGTCCAGCGCCTGGCTGTCTTCATGAGGGCTGCCCTTCCGCTGCCATGCCGGATGTTTTCGGGGTGAGGGATAAGCCGGGGCGCGGGCGCCCCTCGACGGCAAGTTTCAACTCGGAAGGACGCCAATCGGACCTGCCGCGTGAACCACGTCGTCATGGGCGGACTTGATCCGCCCATCCACGCGAACTCGACATGAGCCTATGTTCGCGTGGATGGACGGGACGAGCCCGTCCATGACGGCCGAGGGTCGCGCTCAAACAAGAAGCACGGACGCGCGGGGCAACGATGTGCTCCCATCGAGCCCCTACCTCACGCGGCGATGAACTCGTTCCACTTCTTCACCATGTACTCGTTCTCGTCCATGACGGCGTTCCAGCAGGCGACGGCGCCCATGCGCTCGCTGTAGGAGCCGCCGTCGCGGGTGGCGCCGGCCTTCTCGAGCAGCCCCCCATCGGGGGCGTGGATGTCCTTCTCGGCCGGCTTGCCCTCCATCCAATAGGCCCACTCATAGGCCTCCATGTTCGCCTTGGCGGTGTCGAGCACGGCGGAGTAGTAGCCCTGCCGGTTGAGATAGGCGCCGGCCCAGCCGGAGAGGAACCAGTTGACGAACTCGTAGGCGGCGTCGAGCTGCTTGCCCTTCAGCGTCTTCGGCAGGCCGAAGCCGGAGGCCCAGGCGCGGTAGCCCTCCTTCAGCGGCTGGAACTTGCAGGGGATGCCCTTGGTCCTGACCGCGGTGACAGCGGGCGACCACATCGACTGGATCACCGTCTCGCCCGAGGCCATCAGGTTGACGCTCTCGTTGAAGTCAGACCAGAAGGCGCGGAACTGGCCGGCCTTCTTGGCCTCGGTCAGGGTCGCCATGGTCAGGTCGATCTCGTCCTTGGTCATGTTGCCCTTATCGGCATATTTGTGCTTGCCGAGGGCCTCCACCACCATGGCCGCGTCCATGATGCCGATCGAGGGGATGTTGAGGATCGAGGCCTTGCCCTTGAACTGCGGGTTGAGCAGCTCTGCCCAGCTGTCGATCGGCCGGCCGATCAGGTCCGGGCGGATGCCGAGCGTGTCGGCGTTGTAGGTGGTCGGGATCAGGGTGATCCACTCGGTCGGCTCGGCCGAGAACTTCTTGGAGTGCTGGCCCTCGAGGTAGAACACCTTCTTGGGAGCCGTGCCCTGGATGCCAATCGGTTTGCCGTCGATCTCGGCCTTGGTGATGGCCGGCGCCAGCTTGTCGACGAGCTTGATCTTCTTGGCGTCCATGCCCATCAGGTTGCCGGAGGGCATCAGCTTCTTCAGGCTGAAATATTCGCTGTCGACCAGGTCGAACGAGTTCGGCTGGGTGATGATGCGCTTGGTCACCTCGTCCGTGGTCACCGACACGTACTGGATCTTGACGCCGGTGTCCTTGAACGCCTGCTCGGCGATGGCCGGGGCCTGGTTGGTGGCAGTGGAGAGGTAGCGCAGCGTCACCGGCTCGGCGGCGTGGATCGCCGGCGCGCCGAGGCTGGCGCCCGCCGCGACGCCGGCGAGCGCCACGCCGCCTTTCAGGATGTCGCGGCGCGAGAGTCCTCGCGTTTCGCTGGTGCTCATGATGGTGCTCCCGTTTCTCTGGATGGGCTTCTGGACTGAAGGGTTGGCGGCGGAGATCAGCTCGCTCCGCCTTCGAGCACATGGGCGTCCGACGGCGCCCACGACACGGTGACGCGCTCGCCCTCCTCGAAGGGCCGCGCATGGAAGGTCTCTTCCGGAACCAGGGCGAGCAGGTCGCCGCCGCGGTCGTCGGCGAGCTGGATGGAGAAGCCGTTGCCGGCATATTCGGCGCCGGTGACGGTGGCTTCCCGGCTGGAGGCCGTGACCTCGCCGCCGCGGACCAGCGCCACCCGGTCGGTGCGCACCGCCACCGCCTTGTCGCCGAGGTCGATGACGTTGTGGCCGCCGATGAAGCGGGCGACGAAGGCGGTGCGCGGGCGCGAGAACACGTCCTGCGCCGTGCCCTGCTGCTCGATGCGCCCGACATTCATCAGCACGACCAGGTCGGCCAGGGCCAGCGCCTCGTCCTGGGAATGGGTGACGTGGACGAAGGAGATGCCGAGGCTCTTCTGCAGCTTGCGCAGCTCGCCGCGCACTCTGAGGCGCAGGAACGGGTCGAGCGCCGAGAGCGGCTCGTCAAGCAGCAGCGCCGAGGGCTGGGTGATCAGGGCGCGGGCCAGCGCCACGCGCTGCTGCTGGCCGCCGGAGAGCTGCGAGGGCAGGCGCTTGGCGAAGCGCTCCATCTCGACCACACGCAGCATGGCCCGGGCGCGATTGAGCCGCTCGATCCGGTTCTCGCGCTTCATCTTGAGGGAGAAGGCGACGTTCTCCTCCACGGTGAGATGGGGAAACAGCGCATAGTTCTGGAACATCATCGCCGTGCCGCGTCGGGCCGGCGCGAAATTGGTGACGTTGACGTTGTCGAGCAGGATGTCGCCTGATGTCGCGATCTCATGGCCCGCCAGCATGCGCAGCGAGGTGGTCTTGCCGCAGCCGGAGGGCCCGAGCAGGCAGCAATAGGTCGAGGCCGGAATCTTGAGGTCGATCGCATCGACCGCCTTGGCCGCGCCATAGGCCTTGGTCACGGCGGCGAACTCGATCCGCCCCCGGGCCTTGTCTCCGGCTCCGGTCGCTGTCTTGCCCGGCAGGACGGCAGAATCTGACACGCAGGCGCTCCGCTTGGATTGTCGACAATCCCCCATGCAGGCGCCGTGCCAATTGATTGTCTTAAAATTATCAAGGAGTTATGGAGATCGACTGTCCAGGCGATGACAAACTGCGCAGCATCCTGCGAATTCTTTGTGCACTCCCATGAAAATTGTCTGATATCGCAACGCAACAACCTGAATGGGATCGTCTACAATCCGGGCTTTGCCGGGCGCCGGGCTCGCGCTAGGCTTGACGCAAACGGCCCCGCCCCATGCTCGACCTCTCCGCCCCCGCCTCCGATCCGCCGCCCGGCCTCAAGGTCGAGCGCGAGATCTTCGAGCGCATCCTCGGCGCCATCGCCGAGGGCCGCCTGCCGCCCGGCACCAAGCTGACGGAAGAAGACCTGGTCGAGATCTTCGGCGTGACCCGCGCCCGGGTGCGAAAAGTGCTGCTGCTCCTGTCGCAGCGCAGCGTCGTGACGCTGGAGCCCAACCGCGGCGCCTTCGTGGCGCAGCCCTCCGTCGCCGAGAGCGCCGCCCTGTTCCAGGCGCGCCGGGTGATCGAGAGCGAGACCACCGCCATGGTGACGCGCCTCGCCGGTGCGCGGCGCGGCGAGGCCCTGGCGCGGCTCGACGCCCATCTCGCCGAGGAAGAGGCGGCGCGGCAGGCGGGCGACCGGGGCCGAGTGATCCGCCTCTCCGGCGAGTTCCACCGCCTCGCCGCCGAGCTTGCGGGCAACCCGGTGCTGGCCGGGATGATCGAGGACCTGGTGTGGCGCACCGCCCTGGCGCTGGCCGCCCATGCCAGCCGCCACGACACCGAGTGCTCGCCGGCCGAGCATGTCGAGATCGTCGAGGCGATCCGGGCCGGCGACGTGGCCGCGGCCGTGCGCCTGATGGTGGCGCATCTCCAGCATGTCTCGGCGTCGGTCGAGCCGCACGCGCACGACCGGGACTAGCCGGCACGTGTCTCAACCGCCCGGCGGGAACGCGGCGGCAATGGAAGCCTGGTATTTTGCGAGGACGCGGGAATTGGCGCGTCGAAAATGGATATAGCCGCTCTCGCTCAGTCCGGCGTCGACGATACCCGTCTGGGGATCCGTCCCGATCGTCACGAAATCCCAGCCCGCCACGGGATCGAAGATCAGATGGCCGGGAACGATGTGGAGGCGGCCGTCCTCCCCGTGGTCACGCTGAAACTGCAGCATCGCGCGGATGAAGGGAGAGTAGCGGCTGTTCCATTTGGCCCGGTCGGCCTTCGCGGGAGACGCCTCGCCGACCGGCAAGCCGTTGAGGATGAAGCTCACGTGAATCTCCGCGCTGTAGGCACGGATCGAGCGAAGGATGCGGTCGGCGGAGCTCAGGGCCGACACCAAGGGCTTCGGCATCGCGCCATTGCCGATGTCGTTGCTGCCGAGATTGATGAAGACGTGGTGGAGGGGCTCGGCATAGCCGTTTCGGGCCATGTAATGCCCGAAGTCGAACGTCCACGACCTGCCGTCGAGGGCCGCGAAGCAATCGGCCCCGTCGTCGCCCGCGCGGGCCAGCCGGCCGAAGGGGTTGTGCCCGCGCCGGTACTCGACCGTGCCGCCGAGGTACAGCGCGGCATAGTCTTCGACGGGCACCGGCGGCAATGCCTCAAGGCGCTCGCAGGTATAGTCCGTGAACCGCTTGCCCGCTCGCCCCTCCCCGGGCGCGGGCGCGACGGTCTTGTCGTACTCGCGGTTGAGCAGGGTGCCGACGAGCTCGACCTTCGCCCCCGCCTGCTCGCAAACCTGCTTGAAGAAGGCGGCGTTGCCTGAATGATCGATCAGGCTGTCGCCCAAGAACAGGGCCCGGACGGTTCTGCCCGAAAGGTTCGACAAGTCCGACGAGACGAGGCTGAACGCCTTGCAGCGGCGTCGCCCCAGGCTCTCGCCGGGCACGAGCGACATCATGCGGCAATCCCCGTTCATTCGACGGGTGTCGATGAGATTGCCGCCGGGGTGCAGCGGCACGACGCCGCCGTCGCCATGGTCGAAACGTTCATATTCGATCGTCGTATGGGGAAACCCATTCGCCGTCGGTCCGAGGATCGCCGAAGGCGGGTAGAACGGCATGGGCTCGGCGTCGTGCCAATAGATCGTCCGCGGGACGAGGAGATGGTCGTCGGGTCGGGCCGGCAGCCATTGACTGTCGACCGCGGGGACAACGGGACGATCCATGTTGGGGCCTTTGCTCGCCGCTTCGACAGATCCTGGCAGACGAGCGAAGACCGACCGTCATCTGCGGCCATGGGCTCGTCCCCCGTGTCATGGCCATGCCGAACGTGAAAATCAACGATCTCGGTTGCCGCTCGCGCCAGCAGGATGCCTCGGCGTCTCTTCGGCCCGCGGATAGGCGCGGCTCGCAGGCGGCGGCGCCGAGCCGGATCAGAGCGCCAGCCGCAGCGCCCTCCCCGGCGCCAGCGTCTCGAGCCGGTCGGCCAGGCCCAGCGCTCCGAAGGCGCGGGCGAGGTCGGCCTGGCTCTCGGTGAAATGGGCCCAGCCGTCATTGTGCACGGCGAGGATCCGCGCCTTGGCGAAGGCGTGGGCGGCCTCGATGGCGTCGTTGTTGTCCATGGTGACGTGGAACGGCCCGCGCGGCTTGGCCGAGCCGGCGAACAGGATCACCAGCCGCGGCTCAAAGCGCCGGGCCACCTCGGCCACGCCCTCGTACCAGACGGTGTCGCCGCTGACATAGACCGCGTCGCCGGGCGCGTCCACGCCGAGGAGGAAGCCGGCGACGTCGCCGGCGATCGGCTCGATGCCGACCGGGCCGTGGCGCGCCGGCGTCGCGGTGACGTGCAGCCGGCGGCCGTCCCCGCCTTCGAGCAGCGCCGTCTCCCAGGGCGCGAGGCCTCGCGCCGCTCCGCCGAGCCGGCCCGCCCCGATCGGGGTGGTGAAGGTCGCGGCAACCGTCGGCAGGAAGGCCCGGCCGGCCCGATCGAGATTGTCGAAATGCTGGTCGTGGCTGAGCAGCACCGCGTCGATGCGGCCGAGCGCCTCGGGACGGAGGGCCGGCGGGCGCGTCTTCTCCAGGGTGACGGTGCCGGAGTGGTAGGCGCCGGGCTCGTCGAAGGTCGGGTCGGTCAGCAGGCGAAAGCCCGCCAGCTCGATCAGCACGGTCGGGCCGCCGATCAGGGTCAGGGTCGTTTCGAGCGTCGACATGTCCTCGTCTCCGATTTCGGGCACACTCTACGGACTGGGAACCTGAGCGAAAATTCGCTATTTTCTCGCAATGTCCGATCGTT
This is a stretch of genomic DNA from Labrys wisconsinensis. It encodes these proteins:
- a CDS encoding MBL fold metallo-hydrolase, which gives rise to MSTLETTLTLIGGPTVLIELAGFRLLTDPTFDEPGAYHSGTVTLEKTRPPALRPEALGRIDAVLLSHDQHFDNLDRAGRAFLPTVAATFTTPIGAGRLGGAARGLAPWETALLEGGDGRRLHVTATPARHGPVGIEPIAGDVAGFLLGVDAPGDAVYVSGDTVWYEGVAEVARRFEPRLVILFAGSAKPRGPFHVTMDNNDAIEAAHAFAKARILAVHNDGWAHFTESQADLARAFGALGLADRLETLAPGRALRLAL
- a CDS encoding GntR family transcriptional regulator; amino-acid sequence: MLDLSAPASDPPPGLKVEREIFERILGAIAEGRLPPGTKLTEEDLVEIFGVTRARVRKVLLLLSQRSVVTLEPNRGAFVAQPSVAESAALFQARRVIESETTAMVTRLAGARRGEALARLDAHLAEEEAARQAGDRGRVIRLSGEFHRLAAELAGNPVLAGMIEDLVWRTALALAAHASRHDTECSPAEHVEIVEAIRAGDVAAAVRLMVAHLQHVSASVEPHAHDRD
- a CDS encoding SGNH/GDSL hydrolase family protein, giving the protein MDRPVVPAVDSQWLPARPDDHLLVPRTIYWHDAEPMPFYPPSAILGPTANGFPHTTIEYERFDHGDGGVVPLHPGGNLIDTRRMNGDCRMMSLVPGESLGRRRCKAFSLVSSDLSNLSGRTVRALFLGDSLIDHSGNAAFFKQVCEQAGAKVELVGTLLNREYDKTVAPAPGEGRAGKRFTDYTCERLEALPPVPVEDYAALYLGGTVEYRRGHNPFGRLARAGDDGADCFAALDGRSWTFDFGHYMARNGYAEPLHHVFINLGSNDIGNGAMPKPLVSALSSADRILRSIRAYSAEIHVSFILNGLPVGEASPAKADRAKWNSRYSPFIRAMLQFQRDHGEDGRLHIVPGHLIFDPVAGWDFVTIGTDPQTGIVDAGLSESGYIHFRRANSRVLAKYQASIAAAFPPGG
- a CDS encoding ABC transporter substrate-binding protein, with translation MSTSETRGLSRRDILKGGVALAGVAAGASLGAPAIHAAEPVTLRYLSTATNQAPAIAEQAFKDTGVKIQYVSVTTDEVTKRIITQPNSFDLVDSEYFSLKKLMPSGNLMGMDAKKIKLVDKLAPAITKAEIDGKPIGIQGTAPKKVFYLEGQHSKKFSAEPTEWITLIPTTYNADTLGIRPDLIGRPIDSWAELLNPQFKGKASILNIPSIGIMDAAMVVEALGKHKYADKGNMTKDEIDLTMATLTEAKKAGQFRAFWSDFNESVNLMASGETVIQSMWSPAVTAVRTKGIPCKFQPLKEGYRAWASGFGLPKTLKGKQLDAAYEFVNWFLSGWAGAYLNRQGYYSAVLDTAKANMEAYEWAYWMEGKPAEKDIHAPDGGLLEKAGATRDGGSYSERMGAVACWNAVMDENEYMVKKWNEFIAA
- a CDS encoding ABC transporter permease, encoding MAEHRSRTFYVLTAVFALYVLFLYGPTLTILVLSFQGPDGGLTFPMNGVSLHWFGNLFAGIGVNYVLDAFLRSLKLGITVTVLTVIISVMAGLAFRRRFSGANLLFYTAIASLILPSIVVSLGIALEFRIVDDTIKSLGDTYEIGWIQDNYQTIMGLMTSGLGAHLTWTLPFGLLIMFAVFNRFNPAYEEAARDLGATPWQTFVHVVLPLIAPSLVGVALFGFTLSWDEIARSSQAVGADNTLPMQLQGLTTSVTTPVIYALGTVTTAVSFAVILSAIAVVLLVQRHRARQGSDAGKGLV
- a CDS encoding ABC transporter ATP-binding protein; amino-acid sequence: MEFAAVTKAYGAAKAVDAIDLKIPASTYCCLLGPSGCGKTTSLRMLAGHEIATSGDILLDNVNVTNFAPARRGTAMMFQNYALFPHLTVEENVAFSLKMKRENRIERLNRARAMLRVVEMERFAKRLPSQLSGGQQQRVALARALITQPSALLLDEPLSALDPFLRLRVRGELRKLQKSLGISFVHVTHSQDEALALADLVVLMNVGRIEQQGTAQDVFSRPRTAFVARFIGGHNVIDLGDKAVAVRTDRVALVRGGEVTASSREATVTGAEYAGNGFSIQLADDRGGDLLALVPEETFHARPFEEGERVTVSWAPSDAHVLEGGAS
- a CDS encoding aspartate/glutamate racemase family protein; its protein translation is MPRILVINPNTTASMTAKIGAAARAAASPGTDIVAVNPADGPASIEGYVDEAYSVPGLLQEIRAGERQGVDAHIIACFDDTGLEAARSLAGAPVVAIGEAAFHMACLVAGRFSVVTTLSRSIPAIEHNLVKYGLAGRCARVRAAEVPVLALEDPASGAVELIAEEIEAARREDRAEAVVLGCAGMADLAARLSARHGLPVLDGVACAVRLTEGLVALGLRTSKLGGYASPLPKAYAGRYADEAGLG
- a CDS encoding ABC transporter permease, which translates into the protein MKTARRWTPYWQAAPLALTFALFFVLPLIVTLIVSFWTYTEYSIEPNFVTDNYVEVFDKCISGLPDLCTTVRTYLSTLKFCFIVWLVTLLIGFTVSYYIVFEIKTATVRLVLALLCTIPFWTSNVIRMISWIPLLGRNGLVNQMLMGLGITSEPQEWLLYSDFSVILAFVHLNTVFMIVPIANSMSRIDRSLIEAARDAGASGWQIVRNVIAPLSKTGIMIGSIFVITVVMGDFVTIGLMGGQQIASVGKSINVQISYLQFPIAAANAIILLAIVLMIVWAMVRFVDIRKEL